The following nucleotide sequence is from Pseudomonadota bacterium.
CGCCATGGCCCGATGCGTGTCGGGGCCGTGTTCGACTCCAGGTCCTCGAGCGCGTCGAGTGCGACCTGGTCCACGATGCCGCTGATGGTCTGCGACTCGTGGGACTGGATCAGGCTGACAACTTGCTCGATGAGGTCAGCGGAGAGTGTCCTCCACGGCGCAACTACGGTTCAGGTAGTTGCGCCGTTTTCGTTAACGTCGCCCCGAGGGGGCCTGGACCGACCCTCGTAGGCGCTCCTTCGCAGTGCTCAGGATGCGCGATGCGCCTTCCGATGGCGTTGAGGGAAGCGGTTCGAAACGTCCGCCGGCGCGCACGTTCGCGATCTGAAGCGCCGCATAACGCCCTGTGATGGCGGCGCCTGCCACAGTCGCGAACATATCGGGATGTAGCGCCTCGCCGGCAAAGAACACACGATCGCCGATCGCCGCTTGCTCACGGAAGGCCTGCCGTGCCGAATAGAAGCCAGGTTGTACCTGGGACCAAGCCCCCTGGGCCAGTGGATACTGCTCCCAGTTCGCCACGTGAGCCTTGATCAGTCGATCCCGCACGCTGCTGCCGTAGATGGCTTCGAGTTCCCCAAGGGCGTAGTCGATGATCGCCTCGTCCGACGCCTGCGCCATGGCACGGGCGTTGTCCCCGCCGAGGTCTGCCGTCGAGACCGGGCCACCTCCTTGGTTGGCGAGAATGCTCACGGCGTTCCCCGTATCCGTCTTGTAGTAAGCGAAGCTGTCAGGCCCAGTGCCGAAGATATTCTCCGAGAACTTCAAGCCAACACGGATGTACGCCGACATCCCGATCCGCGAGATGGCCTCCTCCAAATCGACCGGTAGGGCAGGGGTGAATTCGATCGCGCCGCTTGCGAGCACGTTAGTGGATACGGTAACTAGTACTGCGCCTGCGCGAATCAACCCATCCGAGGTGTGCACTTCAACGCCGGTGCCGGACCAGTCGATGCGCTCGACCGAGCGCTGCAGCTCCACGGGAATGCTGGCTCCGTAGTCTGCAAGTACGGCGCCGTAGCCTTGCGCACACAACCAATCCCGACCACCCGCGAAACTCACCGCTTCCTGTGTGGAGAGGTCTTCGAACTGAGCGCCCGACACCTGGGCGAGGAGGAACTCCGTCGTCGGATCCCAGCTGTTCACCTGTGGCGCGATAGAGTCGATGCTCACGTCCAGTCCGGCTTGCCCTGCTTCCTCGATGGCGAAGGAGGTTTGGTTGAGCGATGCGGTGAACTGTAGCCAGTCGGCCGCGCCCGCCGGTTGATCGCCGACGTACAGCGCAAGATCGGAGTTAGGCAGGTACAGATCGAAACCCCGTTGGCGAGCGTAGGCGTTGAAGGGATTGCGGTTGCCGTTGTGCAGCCAATGGGCGCCAGGGTCGTAAGGAACGCCAAAGGTGCTGGTGTCTGTGTAGGCGCGCCCGCCGATGCGATCGGCCGCTTCGAGTACCACGAAGCTCTTG
It contains:
- a CDS encoding NAD(P)/FAD-dependent oxidoreductase, with product MGSITHQGRRGFLKSAGTVAAVAPWLPALASPSDPDVVIVGAGAAGLAAARTLAHLGKSFVVLEAADRIGGRAYTDTSTFGVPYDPGAHWLHNGNRNPFNAYARQRGFDLYLPNSDLALYVGDQPAGAADWLQFTASLNQTSFAIEEAGQAGLDVSIDSIAPQVNSWDPTTEFLLAQVSGAQFEDLSTQEAVSFAGGRDWLCAQGYGAVLADYGASIPVELQRSVERIDWSGTGVEVHTSDGLIRAGAVLVTVSTNVLASGAIEFTPALPVDLEEAISRIGMSAYIRVGLKFSENIFGTGPDSFAYYKTDTGNAVSILANQGGGPVSTADLGGDNARAMAQASDEAIIDYALGELEAIYGSSVRDRLIKAHVANWEQYPLAQGAWSQVQPGFYSARQAFREQAAIGDRVFFAGEALHPDMFATVAGAAITGRYAALQIANVRAGGRFEPLPSTPSEGASRILSTAKERLRGSVQAPSGRR